A stretch of Methanobacterium sp. Maddingley MBC34 DNA encodes these proteins:
- a CDS encoding hypothetical protein (PFAM: Protein of unknown function (DUF1624)), translating into MVEVKDRLVSLDVFRGFTIAGMIMVNILGLYPDTPSLLQHASWIGLNLADLVFPFFLFIVGVSMNFSFASRSKQPSWKKWGKFLFRVAALYLIGVALVFGLFFYGVPDFSTIRIPGILQLIALSSLFAAPLARLRTRWIILAASVILFVQAAILLWVSAPGVPAGSLEMSNNIAGWIDSQVFTPAHLLDKEHVFDPEGMMAVINGTAMVLIGLACGRTLRLHRNWKGVQYLIIGGLIALTIGLIISPVMPIIKQLWTSSFILVNAGLAAIILALLYGLMDILKRGKILNVGIPFGRNALLIYILSDILGVLIFVAPNTLPGGAIIDIDNTVMPILFQYLGPMWGTVAFGLIIVAFWWVVALILHWRKIYIKL; encoded by the coding sequence ATGGTTGAAGTAAAAGATAGATTGGTTTCCCTGGATGTTTTTCGTGGTTTTACCATAGCTGGAATGATCATGGTTAACATCCTTGGTCTTTATCCAGACACACCTTCACTCCTACAACATGCCTCCTGGATTGGCTTAAACCTTGCTGATCTAGTATTCCCTTTTTTCCTGTTCATTGTGGGTGTTTCAATGAATTTTTCATTTGCATCCCGCTCTAAACAACCATCTTGGAAAAAATGGGGCAAGTTTCTCTTCAGGGTAGCTGCTCTTTATCTCATAGGTGTTGCTCTTGTTTTCGGTCTTTTCTTCTACGGAGTTCCTGACTTTTCCACCATAAGAATTCCGGGTATACTGCAATTAATTGCCCTTTCATCACTTTTTGCTGCGCCACTGGCACGTCTGAGAACCCGCTGGATTATTTTAGCAGCATCGGTAATACTATTTGTTCAGGCTGCTATTTTATTATGGGTGAGTGCTCCTGGAGTACCAGCTGGTTCACTGGAAATGAGTAATAATATAGCAGGATGGATTGATTCTCAGGTTTTCACCCCTGCTCACCTTCTGGACAAAGAACATGTTTTTGACCCTGAGGGGATGATGGCTGTGATAAACGGGACTGCCATGGTACTAATAGGTTTAGCCTGCGGTAGAACCCTGAGATTGCATAGAAATTGGAAAGGTGTCCAGTATTTAATAATAGGCGGGTTAATAGCTTTAACCATAGGCTTGATTATTTCACCAGTAATGCCCATAATCAAGCAACTGTGGACTTCCAGTTTCATACTGGTTAATGCAGGTTTGGCAGCTATTATTCTGGCTTTGTTATACGGTTTGATGGATATATTAAAAAGAGGAAAAATCCTTAATGTGGGAATTCCTTTTGGACGAAACGCCCTTTTAATCTACATTTTATCAGATATATTGGGTGTTTTAATTTTTGTAGCACCCAATACCCTACCTGGAGGGGCAATTATTGATATTGACAACACAGTAATGCCCATTCTATTCCAATACTTGGGACCAATGTGGGGTACAGTTGCATTTGGACTTATCATTGTGGCTTTCTGGTGGGTAGTGGCTTTAATTCTTCACTGGAGGAAGATATACATTAAATTGTGA
- a CDS encoding putative LmbE-like protein (PFAM: GlcNAc-PI de-N-acetylase): MKIGNNYFKISKKMVILGILGIVLLGSLIYLVSEYEENHLSTILNPALEIKSSDRILVFAPHPDDESLGAGGLIARAVEKNATVMVVMVTDGSSSHTTSGYSNLKAHINVTGNISLPELRHTETLNALKNLGVSEKNVVFLGYPDVGLGPLFEIYWDYNNTYKSANDFNKLNYSSYSFSYEKNAPYAGANVVKNMQTIIRDFKPTIVVYPDDGDDHPDHWATSAFVRYSLMGINFNGTEYTYLVHKGLDWPTPAMYLPNGRLNPPSGLLSTDAHWTYFNLNNSEVNQKEMAILSHKSQVGINSSYFKSFIRTNDLFGVYPDIQIARNTLETTLGVLPTSSYTDEKGDASNTLFNTVSDLNSAGISYDDQNVYLFMQTASNINNTFQKTFHLRLFNGTDIKRMDVTVTNSSQAEYVKYATNSIKGSEKPTVELNNNILMVKLPKSLFKGVKEVMFSVDIYDTNTKKHVDAMAFRNFIFPSS, from the coding sequence ATGAAGATTGGTAATAATTATTTCAAGATTAGTAAAAAAATGGTTATTTTAGGGATATTGGGAATTGTGTTGTTGGGATCCCTGATTTACCTGGTTTCAGAATATGAGGAAAATCATTTATCTACAATTCTGAATCCTGCACTAGAAATAAAAAGTTCTGATCGTATTTTAGTTTTTGCCCCTCATCCTGATGATGAAAGTCTGGGAGCTGGTGGACTGATTGCCCGGGCTGTGGAAAAAAATGCCACTGTAATGGTGGTGATGGTAACAGATGGTAGCTCTTCCCATACCACTTCTGGTTATTCTAATTTGAAAGCTCATATCAATGTTACAGGTAATATTTCTTTACCTGAATTAAGGCATACTGAAACATTAAATGCTCTTAAAAATTTAGGAGTGAGTGAAAAAAATGTTGTATTTTTAGGTTATCCTGATGTTGGTCTGGGACCCCTCTTTGAGATTTACTGGGATTACAATAACACCTATAAAAGTGCCAATGATTTTAATAAGCTAAATTATTCATCTTATAGCTTTAGCTACGAAAAGAACGCACCTTATGCTGGTGCTAATGTGGTCAAAAATATGCAGACTATAATCAGGGATTTTAAACCCACTATTGTAGTTTATCCTGATGATGGAGATGATCATCCAGATCACTGGGCTACCAGCGCTTTTGTCAGATATTCACTCATGGGAATCAACTTCAACGGGACTGAATACACTTACCTGGTTCATAAAGGATTAGATTGGCCGACACCTGCGATGTATTTGCCTAACGGGAGATTAAATCCTCCTTCTGGACTTCTAAGTACTGATGCGCACTGGACATACTTCAATCTGAATAATAGCGAGGTAAACCAGAAAGAAATGGCTATTCTTTCTCACAAAAGTCAGGTAGGTATTAACAGCAGTTATTTCAAGTCTTTCATCCGTACCAATGATTTGTTTGGAGTTTATCCTGATATTCAAATTGCTCGGAATACATTAGAAACTACATTGGGTGTTCTTCCCACATCCTCTTATACAGATGAGAAAGGAGATGCATCAAATACTCTTTTTAATACTGTGAGCGACCTGAACTCAGCAGGCATATCCTACGATGATCAGAATGTTTACCTGTTCATGCAAACAGCCAGTAACATCAACAACACTTTTCAAAAAACATTCCATCTTCGATTATTCAATGGTACAGATATCAAAAGGATGGATGTCACTGTTACAAATTCTTCCCAGGCAGAATATGTAAAATATGCCACTAACAGTATTAAAGGCAGTGAAAAGCCAACTGTTGAATTGAATAATAATATACTAATGGTTAAACTTCCCAAAAGTTTATTCAAGGGTGTTAAAGAAGTCATGTTCAGTGTGGATATTTATGATACCAACACCAAAAAACATGTGGATGCAATGGCCTTCAGAAACTTCATTTTCCCATCAAGTTAA